In Thunnus thynnus chromosome 4, fThuThy2.1, whole genome shotgun sequence, the DNA window CCAATGACTTGGTTTGCCCAAGATAATCCCCCTTAGTCTCAACTGTGTGGCTATGAAAACAGATTATCAGAGATAAAAGGGCGCTGTGGAAAAGCAGAGGGGTGGCGGTGGTGGGAGATGAGATGGAGGAGGCTGCTTTCTTTGAAATTCTACTCTCACTTAGCCCCCTCCACTCCCAACAAATTCTCTGTGCACACGGCTCTCTGCATTGCCATAGAAACCTTCCTTTTAATCACAACAGAAACCTCATTTCCTGCTCCTGACAAAGAGTCCTCATTGCCTGTAGAGACCGCCTGCACCACCATTTCCAAGGCCCACCTCCTTCAAGCTGTAcctaccagcagcagcagccacccCAGCCGGTCCTTTTTACCCCTCCTCTCCATATAAGCACATTTTCcaccttttctcttcctcttgctGAACAGTCTTCCCATTTGCTGCACAAGTTCTATTTGGCACCTCATCATCTCTTGTCCTTCTAGTCTTCTGGTTATGTAGGATTCTTCTGTAAACGCTGTGGACTTGTATGTAGTTTAACTCATCTGAATTAAAAGTAGTAATCTAAGCAGTTTCATGGAAATGCCGCATTTATAGTGGTACAACTACACACCAAACAACACGTCTCAAACATGCAAGCACAGGTAGTGTTTATAAGCACTCTTATCTGAGCACTGCATGCTTATCTGTGGCCTATTCATCTGTACCTTGTCAAACTGTTACACCTTATCAACGGCAACAACCCATGTCCTGTTACGCCAATCATAGTGTTTCTCTCATTTCCACTCATTACTCTGAAATCTAATGCTGGAGTCCACTTTGTTCAAAGCAACTACACTTCTGTTTGAATCCATCATGCAGTTTTGTTAAAGCTTTTTTATTTCAGCTTACTCCTCACTTTCAACAAAGTTTTCAGTAAAACGGCTTCCTGTCCCCGCTCTTGTTCTGCTTTGGGAACAAACTGTGTTAACACTTATAAAATGCATTGTTCCCTTTATCTCAAACAACCCTTTATCTCTTTACTAGCTGCACTCAGAAAATACCCCtgtcctctgtctccctctctgtcctctctctctcttgtttatTTGGGAATTTTGCCAGGTATTTCCCCAGTCAGTCTGCGTACACCCACAACGCTCCCTCCCCTTGAAGTAcgccccaccccccacccccctccccaacACTCACACCCTCCCACCCACATCCCACCCTCCCATGAATGTTGCTAAGCAACCACCCACCATGAGAGCCGGTGCATTTTCCAGCCAATCATATTACTGAACATATTTTTCGAACAGtgcagaggaaggaaagaggatatctttttatatatatatatatatgtgtcaAGCCCTTCTTCATTTATGAGGTTTATAGCTTGCAAATAATTGCAGCATTTTCATCGTATTTCACATGCATGCTTTGGAGAAGTGAGCTTTTGATCATTCTGTGTCagataacccccccccccccaacctccCCTTCGCATGTGCTAACAGTCAACCACTGGATGGCAGCACGATCAGTTTCACTGTTACCACACAGGCTGCAAGAATTTTTTACTGCTGTTGCTAAGCAATCCTGACTCTCATGTGTTACCTGTgaaacatttgtgatttttacagATGTCCCTGACaccattttgtctttgttttcaccattttgaaATTCACCCTACTCCATATCGAAAGAAAAACTAGATACTGGTTTCACTATGAGACCTATTTGCATCCGAAACATGAACCTACTAAACCGAGATTTCTGTACATGTCAGACCTCTGCAAACACAAATCCTGTATGTTTCTGCTTGCAAGAAGAATACTCGCTGTGTTTCGCGCGCCAGGTTTGGGTTAAATATTAGCCTTAAACCGCTTCAGTTGACTTCATCTCATCATGCAGTagacaggaaatgtgctctTGAGTGATTAGGCCAGCAGCTCTTGTCTTCCACTTTACCAGCAGTGGAAAGGTCCATGTGCTCTCTGGGTGGATGTGTTGTGCAgcttcttgttttctttgtgtacaAACCTCTGAGACGTTAGCACTGAATGCTTAGATGTTTCAGTCATCATCCAGCTGATGAGGTTccatgtattattatttttttgttttattttctcttttacacTCTCCAGGTccctgtgccccccccccctcggtCCCCTTGTGTGAGAGTCCCCCATCTCAGCTTTGGTTGCTGTGCAGATGGCTCTTTGTTGGTGCTTCACAATGGGTCTAAGGTCAGTATGCCTCATGCCATCAACACGCTCAAAGTTCTCCAGTCCAGCTGCCTCATGGTTCTATTTGTAGTTTATCTAAAATGATCCCCTATCAAGCATCAAAGCTGCGCATGTGTACATGGTTATATTATGGTCTTGAATTAAGAGGAAGTTATAAAACCACAGATGCAGCGTTGAGAGTCTGAACCTCTCAGGCACGTTAACAGATATCATCTTGCTTTCCATATCTCTGCCACACCTAGGAGGCCTACATGTGGCCTCCTTTGTAATCACCAAAGCGTTTGCCGCAATTCTTGATTTCTTAGATGTTTCCGTCCTAGGCATGCATTGGAGCATGTTATATCTCTGAAACAAACCAGACACCAGAATATCAGATCAGCCAGAGAAATAGAAATGCAAATCTACCATCTGCTCTGTGATCCCAAACCAATCCCTGTTCATCATTGAGGAGCTATGTATTAAAAATCATTCACAGGGTTATAAGATACTCACAAGATTGTAAACAAAGGACAGGTTGGTCAAGCTCGAGAAAGCTCTGTGTGAAtgacacctttaaaaaaaacatcttactTGCTAATATGGCAGTTATCCATATCAAGGAGAGGCTGCATATCTTAATTTTCAACATCTTCAATACAAGGTTCATAGTTCTTGTGACAATATacaaaaattgtttttatgaTCTTGTCTGTGTGAtcaagacagaaacaaagaaagatgtTTGGTTTCGTTTTGGTGTGAAACTGTTTGATGTGTCAGTGAGCAAAGTAAAAACTGCTGGGCACTACAAGCTTGCACAGCAGAGGGCCACGAGGTCTTCAGACCAGTCTGCAGCAGGTAGAGTGAGAGGCGGGAAACTGGAAGGAGGAGGAGCAATTCTTGTGAAGCAGTAGGAATTACTGGAAATTTCCACTTTTCTCTGGCAAGTCAGTTGCAGGGGTGGAGCTAAGAGGCGAAATAAATAAGGTAGTAGAGCTGAAGCTTAACTCAAGCAGTACAGAAAAAGAAAGCCATTTGCTACACTTTCAAGTGTTCATATTGTTGGATTTTAGGGTTGTAAACCTAAAAGAAATGATTGCACTAATTAGGAGAAAAATGAATTAAGATTATATTAAATATCAGAGGGTTATCAGCTGTTTTAACTTAACTAATTGCAATGTATAACACCATAGCACAATATGCATGGATTTTTCACCTATATTCATCTGGTCACACACCAGTGTTTCCATTATCTATAgttgtgtttgttcagtttttattatcAGTACATGTCTACAGTGTAAGAAAATATGCAAACATGTGTTGCTGCCTCTTCTCTGACAAAATCAGCTGTGACTAATTCTTGTATGTTTTaagttttgatcattttcagaCTAGAAACGAGCAGGAAATCTTCACATAGCAAACAGAGACATTAGCCTTAGTCAGATTCTGATGAATTTATGTGGGTgtgaaataatcaaatcaacCATCTTGAATAAACCAATAAACCACAAGTCATAACATTACCAAAAGTACAATACATGGAGGATCTAAAGACATTGTAAGTTAAAGTGTACGATTAATAAGATGAAATTTAAAGGATCCCCCTGAGAAGATGGTCGTGTAGCAGtagaaataaaagtaaaaattaatCTTAAAATAATAGAATGTACATAGGAATATattgatttcagtgtttttgagtTGTATGCATAAGCTCCTTATCTAGACTTCTGGGAATTGACATAtctaaatgtttcatttgtcaAGTATAAATACAGTGTGTGACTCTTGGCTTCTGTAACacaaatacataatacattCACATGATGTCTATCATCTATCTACCCATTCATTTTCTAGCTCGGTTTTGGAGTCAGTGTCACTGTGGCAACATAACCAGTGGAGAAGCCCAGGTGCTCTTTTCCCCAGCAGTTTCCTCTAACACCTCCACCAAGCGTCCCCATGCCAGCTGGGAGTTGTAGTCCCTGTAGTATGTCCTGGGTCTGCTCTGAGGTCTCTTACCTGCAGAGAGAGGCCCCCATGGGCGTACTGGTGTGGAGTTTGTCCAAGATTTCAGCCACTTGTGTTCACAGTATCATCCTTTGTGTCTCCAACTAGGGTCAGATTAAAGATAAACAGCCAAGAAGCAAACTTCAAAATGGTCCATTACAATGGGCACATTACTGCAGCTGATGCATTTTACCGCCAGTCATCTCACAACCATGTTTACCGTCATTCAttaataatgagataaaataTCTGATCTCCTCTCCATACAGTAGTTGCTCTGCTAAATATGACGACTTTTCCTGCAGAGTTGGCGGCAATTGACAATAATCCTCATCCCAGTTACTCCACAGCCAGTAGTGATAGAccgttttcacagcagacattttgacttgtctctgcaggaaaagcacaggtgtaaccaataacattaacaatggctctgttgcATTTATATGTCTCAGTAAGGCAAGACAGTGAGCCAGCTTGCACAATACAAGGGCCCTGAGACCTACACACATAAATGGAGTGCACCCATGattcatgttattaattacagcTGTGCTTTTTCTGGCATAACATGTTAAAATCTCTGCCATAGAAAAGGTTAATTGGCTCCACTGCGTATCAGGAATTGAGCCAGAAACAGTTTCATATCCAAAGATTAACAACAACAGTCTCCAGACTTTGGCTGCACCTTGATATTCTGTCCATAATTTTCACAAACAAGGAAGGAGACAACACACATCCTTTAATAAATCCAACACCCAATTTCAACCAGCTTGAGTCAATGGTAAACACTTCTTTAAATCTGTGTACTGAGACCAAATGTCTtgcaacatttgaaaaataagcACTGGCATTTTCCAAATCCTCAAAGCACCTAATCCATGCAACATTGAAGAAGCATGTCAACCACAACAGCCCAACAATTATCCAGAGCCTTAAGGATGTCAGGATCTCTTGGCACCATGTCACAGAGGAGCTTTGGTTTACACTATGTGTGTTCCTAAAAAAGCAGATACAGTTTTTCATATTACTATTTAATACTGCATacaaattgattttctgtttttactgttttgttgaTTATATTTATTCACATGTATTGTAAAAAATTCTCAATAGACACACACCTATGTACTGCTACTATTTATTGCTTACAAATttcttatatatatacacacacacacacacacacacacacacacacacacatatatatatatatatatttacaataagttaatgacattaaaaataataaattaaggTGAAACCTCTTGCATGTCCATAAAGACTTTTCAGAGCCATATTGATACAAATGCATTGTAGTGTCATTAAGAATACATCTACAGAATAATTTTTGCGTAACTGCATTAGTTTACAGAAAAGCTCTTAAATGGGTAAAAGTACTATGACTATCACCAGCCTAGTAGTTTCTTTAGGAACATCCCTGcaattatgatttaaaaatacattatgaaCCTCTGGAGGTTATGTGTCAGCACTTTTAGTGTACATGTTCTCATTATCGCCAACAATAATAGGACTAACTTGAGTTAATTAGAGATAAATAATGTAAGCACACTTTCTACCTCGCTGTGCATTTGACTGAAGAGTCCCAGTGAGAAGTCAACTATATGTTGTCCCTCTATACTGCAGAACTTGCTTGAGAACCAGAGAAAGCCAGCCAGACCGTGCAGGACACTGCTGTTCAAAACAAAAGAGCTCAGCTTGCACCCACCAATTCCTCCAATTATCAGGACCCTTCCCCCGCCTAATCCTGACCTCTGCTCTTTGATGGGCCCCACTTTGCTCTACCCCGGAGCACTGACATTCCACAAGTCAGGTCAGTCCTTTGTCCCCAAGAAATTGAGGTGAAATAAAGGTGCTATACTTCCCATCCTATATCCTATATCCTTTAACCTGTTAGCACAGTGGAGAACAGTTTGATACTCAAAAAGATGTCTCCCCCGGCCATAGAAACTGAtgcaaaatatttcatttactttCAAACATGTGTCACTGTGAACACAAAGAGGCTTTTCTTTTGTACAGTTTTCCTGTCTGTGGTCCCATAATTTTTTAATGGCATAAAAAATTTCCATTTCCTACTTGTGGAAAGAGTGGTAAACACTCTAGTTTTTGGTGCATAAGGaattcataaaaaatacaacatgaatTGTATCTCTTTGACTGTCCTGCTTACTACCACACTTTGGTTCACCTATACTTTACCTGCGGCATGAACAGGCTGCCCATTTCTCAAAAGATCTGTGGCACATGGAAACATGTTGAGGTaagcaaataagaaaaaaaaaaaaaaagacaggaaattaTCTCACAGACACTCCCCCTCTTTCTGATTGCTCCCATTTTCCATTTACAGAAAAAAGAGTGAGTAATGCCTTCTACTGCTTTTTAGTGTACTCCACTATTCCTCCCATGGATATACTGTAGGTTCTCGCTGTACACAGCGAGGCCATTAGATTGAGGATGTCTGCTTCAGTTCAGACCGTATTCACGTGGTCTTCATTTCCCACATAAAACGGAAGCACTTGCAATGCCAAGATGAGTCTTTGACAACACGTGCAGTGACATGATAAATGACTTTCATTTGCTGCTTAATGTCTATATTGTATTACTGTTCAACCACACTATGTAAAGCTGATGAGTCAATGTGATCATCTGACCTTTTCTTTATTGttaattatgactttttttgtcattcacaTGATCTATCAGAGACTCTGGtatataaaattaaagtaataaatgttttaatatatcTTTGTTATAGTTACCAGGTAATAGGTCATATTAGAACAGAGCAGacttaaatgaaaaaacatccttatatgaaatggaaaataaatctCAAAGTAACCAGCTACTACACTGGGACACAAGCCTTTGATCTCTGCATGTAATTACAGTCTTCATAATTATATTTCTGAATGTGATGTGAATGACTAAACAGGGCCTGGAGGCTTCTTCAAAATCAGTGGCTTGAATAGTGGCATGGCAGGGAGAAGATAACTGAGGCGGTTAGGATTAGGTCCTATGAGGCCCTAAAATTAGAGGCTGAAGAAATACTTGTGTCAAGATATCCTGCTTTGGTGTGTTGGGACAAGTTCAGGGTAAAACATGAGTAAGACTGTCtagaaaaatatttgaaatccAGAGCACATGGCACACATGCAAATATGTAATGTAAATTGGAGTTAAGTGGAAATTACACTGTTACTCTAACCGCTATCTGATAACTTcataacacaaacattttatgaaaatgaatgataGTTATGTGTGGTTGGAAACAATGGCAGGCGTGTCAAATAAGGTTGATCTAGGTCAAAAGATTTTGTTGAAACTTAAGGAATTCACTTGTAGGCCACAAAATGTAGATTTGATCTGCgataacaaaaacatgttttttctcctttgtaACTGACAGTGAGGCTCTGTCCAGATGCAGGCCTAAATTACTGAGTGCAGGGCCCACAAACATGTGTGTTGCCACTTCCTTTGGTTTAACAGTTGGATGAGTGAGTTCAGTCATGACAAAGAAAGTTCACCTCAAACAAgggagagtaaaaacagctaGTTTGGGATATTAGACAACACTATTTCAACAAGACCAAAGGCTTCCTAattaaaaagggaaaaggaaaTATGTCTTATTTTATCCTTTTCTTACTGGAGaaatattactttttaatttacttacattattcatttatttatcagggGCAGCACACATTGATTAATGTcaatataatttaaatgtttcacatttagCCAAAAGGCTAATTTTTGACTGCAGATGACAGAtgatatttttgtgatttaaacaaaaatattacatttaaatcattaataattcatcgttaattattttattctacttttttttattaattcccTCAGTGTtcttactgctgctgttttctgaGGGTTGCCGCAGAAGATTTTGTTGTATTGCATACAGTGACAATAAAGTGTCTTCTGTCTCATGGTTAATCACCGGaatatacattaaatatgaGTTAGACAAAAACTGTTGTAGTATTTCAGTAGCATTTGTGAGATCTGGCAAATTATCTATCATCCAATGCTGCAAGACACACATAGGCCTACTGTATTCAATGTGGGAatgcaattaattttctttttttttttttgcacacatgCTTAAAACAAGGTTACTTCTAGTGTGTGCAATTATTTAGACTTTACCTCAGACATATATTTTGTTCAGCCTCTCATCTGCAAAACTGTACTttctatgtaaataaaaaatctgtttcacaTTTAGTAATGTAATAATGACAATAGTTGTAATTTAATGCATGCTGTAAAGGTTTTTAAACACACTGTaggcacacacactgtactacacatcGTGCCCCATACTGACTCACAAATCCCAAAGGGACATGTTTATTGCTTGGTCTATCCATAGCCAGTGTATGGCACAGGACTTATTCCTTTTCTTTGTAGCAAATATAGCCTGAAATAGATAACACGTTTCCTCCATAGATTGATCTCTTAATTACTTCAGTAGAAAACGCAATAAGGATGACTGACATTTATTAGTTCATAAGCAACAAACAATTTCCAATTTCAATTAAGTGCCAGTGTCATCTAAAATAATTGGATATGATTTGTCTGCTGTTTAGCTCAGGCTCTGTAGGTATGTTGTTCCTCTTTAAACAGTTGTGTGTTAAAATCAGGAGTGGCTTAATCATAATAtgaataatcattaattaacatACACGTTGCACTTTTACTGGTATGACACAATTCATCAGATCTGGTAAAAAAGTGAAAGAGTGGCACACTAGAGCAGAAAACACGTTTTGTTACAAGAGTTAAATATAGAAAGGAGGAGTGGCCGCATGGTTGTCACATCTACACATTATTCCGTTTTTGCCTGTAATTTGATACCCTATCTTCCTACAGAGAAAGAGCgctaagataaaaaaaaaaaaaaaaaaaaaaaaagaaagaaaaagaaaaaaaaagatacagtcCGTGGTGGACATGTGTTCATAAACTTTTCCAACCTATCTACTCAAGATTGATATTCAGTCGTCAGCAGAGTGTTATAGATTATTAACCTGTAACTTTAACAACGGCACACTTACATCCATTGTTTAGATTAAAGGTGAAAACCAAACGCTAGTTGAtggagagtaaaaaaaaaaaaaaaaaaaaagaactctAGTATCACAGTGCAGCGCTTTAAAACAATTGACCAATCAACGACGAGATAGCCGGTAGGCGGGACGACTTGTCATGAATGACACGATATTTCTCCAATCAAATATTCCGGTGGTCGACATTGTCCAATCGTGTGCGGGATTGTGTTGCTGTATCCAACGAGAGTGGACTTACAACGAGCTCGAGAGAAAAGCGGAGACGGGCAGACATCATTTCTCTCTCAGAGTCTTTGGTGTATTCACACGAAGGCAAAGAgccaagaaattaaaaaaatcttttttttctgaacaggAATACAGTTATCTAAAGTAAAATAGCCATGGCCGACACAGCTGTTGACACGACCGCAACTGCAGAGGTTACAGCCAAGGTGCGtttcattcaattttttttatttcagttgaaCCGTCGTGTTAAAAGATTTTAGGAACTTTAAAAgttgttatattatttttaacacTTGGTTTAGTTGACTAACTCTGGATAGAAAGCAGTGGTGTTTCCCTAACAGCAGCCGTTACCATTAACGGTACTGAAAGTTAAAACTAATGAATGTGTTACTTAAAATGACTGTTAACGTTATACGGAAATGTCGTTGATTACGCACCAACAGTGTGAGTTACTTGTAATTTCAAGCGTCGGCAGCTACATTTTGGTTGCCGGGAAATTTTTCGTATGTGATGTGGTTTGCTAAAAATGTGTTGTAGAGCAGACAAAGCAGCATACAGCTGgtgaagcagagctgcagctgtggGCGGGAAGCCACAGTAACGTGAACGTTAAGTTACATTAACGTCACGCGCGCACGGATTGGCATGAGAACGTGCAATATTCACACGTACTATTTCCAATTAGACTTTTATCACAGATGTgttaatcatgttttcttttaattaaaccCAGACGTGTGAGCTGCGTATGTCCCTTCAGAATAAACTCTGCTGAGCGTCGCATTGAATGTGGggatgcttttattttgtaggagctgaaggagaagaaagaagtggtggtggaggaggagaagaagaagaccgACAACGGAGACGCACCTGCCAATGGCACAGTGAGTTAGAGACGAGGAGAAAGCCTCATGGCCTTTTGTCTTAGCTCCCCTCATCATGCAGGTGTCGCTGCGACCGCCTCCCCCTTCTGTTCAGCTGCTCTCCACACAGTGCTTTGTTTGGGTTGTGAAATGGCACAGATGTTAACTAGCAAGCTTTTGGACGTCTCCATTGGTTCCTCTTgactgagggtttttttttcttttctcagagCTTGGTAGTTAATCCTCTGGGGAGGTAATAAGGGCTCCACAAATATGCCTTTTTCTAAAGTGTCCCCAGAGGAGTCCATACATGTAAGGCTGTGGGAGGATTATTTCAACTATGTTTTGGGATTCcatgttttgactgttttctcCCTTTACAATAATGTCCATAATCCTACAATGTTGCTCACATAATAAAAGCTCAGTTGTGAAATATGTTAGTGGACTGACATTTCCTTCTCTTTATTCAGAACGGTGCTGATCACAGTGACAAAGTGGAAgaaaaggcagaggaggaacACAAGAATGGAGATGGTACATTGATATGGAGcaatattgcttttttttccattagtAGACTTTTTGTTAAACCAATCtcatgtttctgtcactttgttTCTCCTTATTTGTCTTGTAAATGTTCTTCCCGTGTGTGGCCTTGAGTTAAAATGTCCATATTGGTGTTGATCTGGTAAACGTAAATCTTGTTTTAATTACACTGAGGGTGAAAGATGTATTTTCTGAAGTGACAAACTGTCCTTACAGGGAATGCAGAGGAGGCGCCCCCTGCTGAGGAGACTGATGCACAGCCTGTGAAGCGTgctgctgaggaggaggaggtgagttGTCCTCAGCATGCAGTACACAATCTCTGAAATTCCACTTGACACACTTCTGTAATTTGTTGAGCTGAATTactcatttttttaatctattaacCAGTTGGTT includes these proteins:
- the si:ch211-222l21.1 gene encoding prothymosin alpha, which encodes MADTAVDTTATAEVTAKELKEKKEVVVEEEKKKTDNGDAPANGTNGADHSDKVEEKAEEEHKNGDGNAEEAPPAEETDAQPVKRAAEEEEEKVETKKQKTEENGDSKEAEVEA